AAAATAAGCAGAGATAAATTTAACCTGTTGGATATTATTCCTGTTTTAACATCAAAAATTGCAGCCAAACAACAAAATAAAGATGTAACTATAATTTGAACTAAAAATATAATACTAAAATCCATAATTCTAGTATAAACTAAGAAATATATTAATTAGCTAGAAAATAAGAGTGTAAAATTGTTTTTAAAATAAAAAAAATGAAGAGAATCAGTTTTTAGAATACTCATAAATAGCTTCTAAAAATGATTTGAATAATGGATGTGGCCTATTCGGTCTTGATTTAAATTCCGGATGGAATTGGCAGCCGACAGCCCATGGATGATTTGGCAATTCAACAATTTCCACTAAGAAGTCATCAGGACTAACTCCTGAAATAACTAAACCTTTATCTTCCAGGTCTTTCCTGTAATCATTGTTAAATTCAAATCTGTGTCTGTGACGTTCTGCAATATCTTCCACATTATAAGCCTCATATGTTTTAGTTCCTTTAACAAGCTTACAGTCATAAGAACCTAAACGCATAGTTCCGCCCATGTTTTTAACTTTTTTCTGTTCTTCCATCATGTCAATAACAGGGTGAGGATTTTCGCTGTCAAATTCTGAACTGTTAGCTTCAGGATATCCGTTACGTCTTGCAAACTGAGTTACAATAGAATGCATTCCCAAACAGATACCGAACAACGGAACATTGTGTTCAATAGCATAATCTACAGCATCAAGCTTTCCTTCAAATCCACGTTCTCCAAATCCTCCGGGAATAAGAATACCATGGAGATTGCCCATAACCTCTTCATCCAAATTATCAACATCAGAACTGATGTAGATGATGTTGGCTTTTACCCCAACATTAGCTGCTGCATGCTGCAGGGATTCCCTGATACTGATATATGCATCTTCAAGCTCTACATATTTACCGACAATTCCAATATTTACAACAGGACTTTCAATCTTAAGAGATTCTACAATTTTACGCCAGTCATCAAGTTTTGAGGAATCCGGTTTAATATCCAGTCCTATCCTATTAACTATCAATTCACCAATGTTATTTTCTTCTAAAACCAGTGGCACTTCATAGATAGTACCTGCATCAGGAGTGTTTACAACAGCTTTTTGATCCACATCACAGAAATGAGCTATTTTTCCTTCTAAAGCATCGTCAATTGGTTCCTGAGATCTGCATACAATAACATCAGGGTTAATACCCATACTTCTTAATTCTTTTGTAGAATGTTGTGTCGGTTTGGTTTTGAATTCACCGGCGGCATTTAAGTATGGAATAAATGTAACATGAACAAACATGACATTATCATGGCCTTCTTCATTTCTAAGTTGCCTTAAAGCTTCAAGGAAAGGCTGGCTTTCAATATCTCCAACAGTACCACCCAACTCAATTAGAACAACATCATAATCCTCATTATCAGAGATTAACCTAATCATTTCTTTAATTTCATTGGTAATATGTGGAATAACCTGTACACAAGCTCCCAAGAATTTGCCTTCCCTTTCTTTAGAAATAACAGATTTATAAACTTTACCTGTAGTGATATTGGACAATCCAGGCAATTCAACATCTAAAAATCTTTCATAATGACCTAAATCCAAGTCAGTTTCCATTCCATCATTAGTTACAAAAACTTCACCATGCTGATAAGGGTTTAATGTTCCGGAATCCCAGTTCAAATAAGGATCTATTTTAATAGCCGCTACTTTTAAACCATAAGATCTTAAAATACGACCCATAGATGCAGAAGTAATTCCTTTTCCAATAGAACTAACTACCCCACCAGTTATAATAATATACTTTGTCAGAAAAATCCTCTCCATTTTATAAAAAATAAAATTTATATACTTTATAATTTAGTTGTTCATCTTATATATAATTATGAAAAAATCAGATTAAATTAATTGGTAGCTATACTTGGGTGGTGTAATTGTATAGCTACCCTATTTTTACTTAAAAGAATTTTAGTAATTAGTCACTGGGTTGGGTGGTGGAATGACTAATTACCAAAACAAATTTTTTTAAACAAAAATCAGAAGAGCAAAAACTCTCCCGATAGTAAAATTTATAGCATGTGTTATAAATACTTTACTCTCATAACATAGATTCCAGATCAACTTCCAGCAAGTCCCTGACCTTTTTAAGCTCATCAATGATTTTTATATGCTGAGT
This genomic stretch from Methanobrevibacter smithii ATCC 35061 harbors:
- a CDS encoding CTP synthase, whose amino-acid sequence is MERIFLTKYIIITGGVVSSIGKGITSASMGRILRSYGLKVAAIKIDPYLNWDSGTLNPYQHGEVFVTNDGMETDLDLGHYERFLDVELPGLSNITTGKVYKSVISKEREGKFLGACVQVIPHITNEIKEMIRLISDNEDYDVVLIELGGTVGDIESQPFLEALRQLRNEEGHDNVMFVHVTFIPYLNAAGEFKTKPTQHSTKELRSMGINPDVIVCRSQEPIDDALEGKIAHFCDVDQKAVVNTPDAGTIYEVPLVLEENNIGELIVNRIGLDIKPDSSKLDDWRKIVESLKIESPVVNIGIVGKYVELEDAYISIRESLQHAAANVGVKANIIYISSDVDNLDEEVMGNLHGILIPGGFGERGFEGKLDAVDYAIEHNVPLFGICLGMHSIVTQFARRNGYPEANSSEFDSENPHPVIDMMEEQKKVKNMGGTMRLGSYDCKLVKGTKTYEAYNVEDIAERHRHRFEFNNDYRKDLEDKGLVISGVSPDDFLVEIVELPNHPWAVGCQFHPEFKSRPNRPHPLFKSFLEAIYEYSKN